The segment AGTCCAATCAGGAATATCTCGACAGGATAATTTCCAGCCATCACGGCTCCGTTCTCGAGCATTGTGTCTGGAATTTTTTGGTGACAGGGATCAGCCGATCTCTCACTCATGAACTCATAAGGCACAGAGCAGGGTGGGGATATTCGCAGCTAAGCCAGCGCTATGTCGATGAGGGAGATGCCCAGTTCGTCGTTCCTCCTTTTTATCGTGAAAATCCGGAACTCTATAACAAATGGCTCGGAGCGATAGAAAATGCTCACAGGGCATATATAGAGCTTGTAGAGGCAGCGGAGCCTTATGTCGAACAGCTATATCCTGATATGCCAAAGACAGACAGGCGCAAGATAGTGAGACAGTCGGCGAGATCCGTTCTTCCTAATTCCTGCGAGACGAAAATTTTCATCACCGCAAATGGCAGAGCGCTTCGCCATTTCTTCGAGATGCGCGGCTCTGTTCATGCCGATGCCGAAATTCGCGAGCTGGCCATCACTATGTGTCGCATTATGAAGGAAGAATCCCCCAATCTGATGAGAGACATCGATATCGTTCTGGAGGATGGAGTAGAAGTTGTGAAAGTCGTGCATTCTAAAGTGTGACAAATCATCACAGGCGAGTTGTTGAGGTTGCCGGATCCCGTTCCAACAATAACTTCGACCATGGACAATTGACCATCGACCAAAACCAACGGTCGCAGTTGGTCAATGGTCTATAGTCCATTGTCAATCGTCATTCGGGGGTGATGACCTTTCAGCGCACGATCATTATCTTTGGAATTTTTACGTCTTGCAAGTTGCCGCATTTTTTGACCTGAACCAGAATTTTTCAGTTTTCAATGCGAAGAGATAGCTAAACAGGGCGGTGAATATGCCGGCAACGGCGTCAGCTATGTAATGCTGCTTAACCAGTACGACCGAAACAGCAACAATAATTGCCATCGCAAGCATTACCCACCTCATTACCCTGTGATTTCTCCACGATACCAGAGTTATGAAGACAGGATATGTCACATGCAGAGAAGGAAAACAGTTGTATGGGAGATCGATGGCAAAAATAGCCGATGTTATCGCTCCATAGATTCCTGTGAGTGATTCCACCGGTGGACGCATCGTCATCTTCACCGGCATAAAAAGGAAGAATGCGTAGCATATCGTCGTTGCCGTGAAGAAGGTTATGACGGCGCGGCGCCAGTCCTCGATATCGTCTATGATTGCGTATGCCAGAAAGACGCCTCCGTATACGCATGCGTAGCCGAGTATGAAGACCGGGACGAATGGGATGGAATTTTCAAAGGACATCCCGAAGTCATAAAAACGGCTTCCCATCGATGCGATCCAATTGGTAGCCATATAGCCGATTCCGAAATATGCCAGCATTATGGCGAACCAAAATCTTTTTTCTCTGAGCTCCACGCGCGTCATTTCTTAAGCCCCCTTTCGAGGGGTGGATACTATGCAAAAGGAGCATGCCGATCAACAATGAATTGACTTGCATATAAAGTGCGCAGAATGGTACGACCCCTGCCGATAATTAGATATCATCTTCAGGAGGATATATGGATAGAAACGCGGTTGAAAAAGTTTTGGATGACAAGGTTCGCCCGAAGCTTGCGATGGACGGCGGCGGCGTCGAGCTCGTAGATGTGAGGGATGACAATACCGTAGTTGTAAAGCTTGTCGGCGCGTGCGGATGCTGCCCGTTTTCACAGATGACCTTGAAGGCCGGGGTCGAGGCGGAACTCAAAGCCGCATTTCCGGAACTGAAGGCCGTAGTTACGGGTTAATCT is part of the Myxococcales bacterium genome and harbors:
- the thyX gene encoding FAD-dependent thymidylate synthase, which encodes MKKEKILTGPRVYLVGRQSVDDEMMKAFLDDEGLVFQTDTEVPAEILAESAGRTCYMSFGRGRKSNQEYLDRIISSHHGSVLEHCVWNFLVTGISRSLTHELIRHRAGWGYSQLSQRYVDEGDAQFVVPPFYRENPELYNKWLGAIENAHRAYIELVEAAEPYVEQLYPDMPKTDRRKIVRQSARSVLPNSCETKIFITANGRALRHFFEMRGSVHADAEIRELAITMCRIMKEESPNLMRDIDIVLEDGVEVVKVVHSKV
- a CDS encoding NifU family protein; translation: MDRNAVEKVLDDKVRPKLAMDGGGVELVDVRDDNTVVVKLVGACGCCPFSQMTLKAGVEAELKAAFPELKAVVTG